A single region of the Triticum dicoccoides isolate Atlit2015 ecotype Zavitan chromosome 2B, WEW_v2.0, whole genome shotgun sequence genome encodes:
- the LOC119365725 gene encoding exopolygalacturonase-like, with translation MEVWPPLLVVILTLCVVSLCCGLEAVAENVTVAQLLPMPSYHRGLATYNAKNFGAEGNGTNDDTKALMATWKAACGASGKVTLLIPPGTYYIGPTQFHGPCKASTITFLLQGTLKAASDLKRFGKDWIEFGWVKDLTVAGQNNAIINGQGAASWPFNMCPIRKDCKVLPTSVLFVNNQNTVVRDITSVNSKFFHIALLQNKNIKLINIQINAPENSPNTDGIHIERSTGVVISDTRISTGDDCISIGQGSNNIDIARVHCGPGHGMSVGSLGRYVGEGDVTRVHVRDMTFVGTMNGVRIKTWENSPTKSLAAHMLFENMVMKDVQNPIIIDQKYCPYYDCEHKHVSGVTLKDITFKNINGTSSMPVAVLLRCGVPCQGVVLQDVDLKYMGEGGSSSKCENAMATYVGYQHPEPCA, from the exons ATGGAGGTATGGCCGCCGCTGCTGGTTGTCATCCTCACGCTCTGTGTTGTCTCTCTCTGCTGCGGCCTTGAGGCCGTGGCGGAGAACGTGACTGTGGCACAACTACTCCCGATGCCGTCGTACCACAGGGGTTTGGCTACCTACAATGCCAAGAACTTCGGCGCTGAAGGCAACGGCACCAACGACGATACCAAA GCGTTGATGGCAACATGGAAGGCAGCGTGTGGGGCATCCGGCAAGGTGACGCTGTTGATCCCGCCGGGGACGTACTACATCGGGCCGACACAGTTCCATGGTCCCTGCAAAGCCTCCACCATCACCTTCTTGCTGCAG GGGACGCTCAAGGCGGCGTCGGATCTGAAGCGTTTTGGCAAAGACTGGATCGAGTTCGGGTGGGTGAAAGACCTCACCGTTGCCGGACAGAACAATGCCATCATCAATGGCCAGGGTGCCGCCTCCTGGCCGTTCAACATGTGTCCCATCCGAAAGGACTGCAAAGTCCTCCCCACG AGCGTGCTGTTCGTCAACAACCAGAACACGGTGGTGCGCGACATCACGTCGGTGAACAGCAAGTTCTTCCACATCGCACTGCTGCAGAATAAGAATATTAAGTTGATCAACATCCAGATCAACGCGCCCGAGAACAGCCCAAACACGGACGGCATCCACATCGAGCGAAGCACGGGTGTGGTGATTTCCGACACCCGTATCAGCACAGGAGATGACTGCATCTCCATCGGCCAGGGGAGCAACAACATCGACATCGCCCGCGTCCACTGCGGCCCGGGGCACGGCATGAGCGTCGGCAGCCTTGGACGGTACGTGGGCGAGGGCGACGTCACCCGCGTCCATGTCAGGGACATGACCTTCGTGGGCACCATGAACGGCGTCCGGATCAAGACGTGGGAGAACTCCCCTACCAAGAGCCTGGCCGCGCACATGCTGTTCGAGAACATGGTGATGAAGGACGTGCAGAACCCCATCATCATCGACCAGAAGTACTGCCCTTACTACGACTGCGAGCACAAGCACGTCTCCGGGGTCACCCTCAAGGACATCACGTTCAAGAACATCAATGGGACGTCGTCGATGCCGGTGGCCGTGCTGCTCCGGTGCGGCGTGCCGTGCCAGGGCGTCGTGCTGCAGGACGTGGACCTGAAGTACATGGGAGAGGGAGGGTCCTCGTCAAAGTGCGAGAACGCCATGGCCACGTACGTTGGCTACCAGCACCCAGAGCCATGCGCCTAG